One genomic window of Monodelphis domestica isolate mMonDom1 chromosome 1, mMonDom1.pri, whole genome shotgun sequence includes the following:
- the PABPN1L gene encoding embryonic polyadenylate-binding protein 2 isoform X1 gives MWFSISSSLFPPPSKDWLQNALSDPEGLGWGGEGQPPGKMLKICLAEEEEKKEEDALLSLLDQGKLEETLGPNLEAGVSSHEPQEDGQELEAIKTKLQKMEEVHERQELKGMEETQHQQPQEEEKEVAEKASTPLLSPLQYNPEASHLLNPEKGTPFQGTAMEKVESDQRSVYVGNVDYSGTAKELESHFSCCGEINRVTILCDKYSGHPKGYAYIEFAHEDSVKTAAELDETTFRGRIIKVLPKRTNFPGISTTNRGGPRNRLSGRGCPPLRCSLYFGDRLRPRGRSYRGHGRFSQWFEPY, from the exons ATGTGGTTCTCCATTAGcagctctctctttcctcctccttccaagGACTGGCTCCAGAATGCTCTCTCAGACCCTGAAGGTCTAGGCTGGGGGGGTGAGGGACAGCCTCCAGGGAAGATGCTGAAGATTTGCCtagcagaggaggaagagaagaaggaagaggatgcTCTGCTCTCTCTCCTGGACCAAGGAAAACTGGAGGAGACCCTGGGGCCTAACTTA GAGGCAGGTGTTTCCTCCCACGAGCCTCAAGAAGATGGGCAGGAGCTAGAAGCCATCAAAACCAAGCTGCAGAAAATGGAGGAGGTCCACGAGAGACAGGAGCTCAAAGGTATGGAAGAGACCCAACATCAGCAGCcacaggaggaagagaaagaggtggCAGAAAAGGCCTCCACTCCATTGCTGTCACCACTGCAATATAACCCTGAGGCCAGTCATCTGCTGAACCCAGAGAAAG GTACACCGTTCCAAGGGACAGCCATGGAGAAGGTAGAGTCTGATCAAAGATCCGTCTACGTAGGCAAC GTGGATTACAGTGGCACGGCCAAGGAATTGGAATCCCACTTCAGCTGCTGCGGCGAAATCAACAGGGTCACCATCCTCTGTGACAAGTACTCTGGACACCCCAAGGG CTATGCCTATATTGAGTTTGCCCATGAGGATTCAGTGAAGACTGCTGCAGAGCTGGATGAGACCACCTTTAGGGGCCGGATAATCAAG GTTCTGCCCAAAAGGACCAACTTTCCAGGGATTAGCACTACAAATCGAGGAGGCCCTCGGAATCGACTCTCTGGCAGAGGATGCCCTCCCCTCCGGTGTAGCCTTTATTTTGGAGATAGACTGAGACCAAGAGGAAGAAGCTACAG GGGGCATGGAAGGTTCTCCCAATGGTTTGAGCCATATTAG
- the PABPN1L gene encoding embryonic polyadenylate-binding protein 2 isoform X2: MLKICLAEEEEKKEEDALLSLLDQGKLEETLGPNLEAGVSSHEPQEDGQELEAIKTKLQKMEEVHERQELKGMEETQHQQPQEEEKEVAEKASTPLLSPLQYNPEASHLLNPEKGTPFQGTAMEKVESDQRSVYVGNVDYSGTAKELESHFSCCGEINRVTILCDKYSGHPKGYAYIEFAHEDSVKTAAELDETTFRGRIIKVLPKRTNFPGISTTNRGGPRNRLSGRGCPPLRCSLYFGDRLRPRGRSYRGHGRFSQWFEPY; the protein is encoded by the exons ATGCTGAAGATTTGCCtagcagaggaggaagagaagaaggaagaggatgcTCTGCTCTCTCTCCTGGACCAAGGAAAACTGGAGGAGACCCTGGGGCCTAACTTA GAGGCAGGTGTTTCCTCCCACGAGCCTCAAGAAGATGGGCAGGAGCTAGAAGCCATCAAAACCAAGCTGCAGAAAATGGAGGAGGTCCACGAGAGACAGGAGCTCAAAGGTATGGAAGAGACCCAACATCAGCAGCcacaggaggaagagaaagaggtggCAGAAAAGGCCTCCACTCCATTGCTGTCACCACTGCAATATAACCCTGAGGCCAGTCATCTGCTGAACCCAGAGAAAG GTACACCGTTCCAAGGGACAGCCATGGAGAAGGTAGAGTCTGATCAAAGATCCGTCTACGTAGGCAAC GTGGATTACAGTGGCACGGCCAAGGAATTGGAATCCCACTTCAGCTGCTGCGGCGAAATCAACAGGGTCACCATCCTCTGTGACAAGTACTCTGGACACCCCAAGGG CTATGCCTATATTGAGTTTGCCCATGAGGATTCAGTGAAGACTGCTGCAGAGCTGGATGAGACCACCTTTAGGGGCCGGATAATCAAG GTTCTGCCCAAAAGGACCAACTTTCCAGGGATTAGCACTACAAATCGAGGAGGCCCTCGGAATCGACTCTCTGGCAGAGGATGCCCTCCCCTCCGGTGTAGCCTTTATTTTGGAGATAGACTGAGACCAAGAGGAAGAAGCTACAG GGGGCATGGAAGGTTCTCCCAATGGTTTGAGCCATATTAG
- the TRAPPC2L gene encoding trafficking protein particle complex subunit 2-like protein, which translates to MAVCIAVIAKENYPLYIRSIPAEHELKFHYTVHTSLDVVDEKVSAMGKALVDQRELYLGLLYPTEDYKVYGYVTNSKVKFVMVVDSSNTALRDNEIRSMFRKLHNSYTDVMCNPFYNPGDRIHSRAFDNMVTSMMVQVC; encoded by the exons ATGGCGGTGTGTATTGCGGTGATCGCCAAAGAG AATTACCCACTCTATATCCGAAGCATCCCTGCAGAGCATGAGCTGAAGTTCCATTACACGGTGCACACATCTCTCGATGTGGTAGACGAGAAGGTCTCCGCAATGGGAAAGGCCCTTGTAGATCAGAGAGAGCTCTACCTGGGACTCCTGTACCCCACAGAAGACTACAAAGT ATATGGCTATGTGACGAATTCCAAGGTGAAATTTGTAATGGTGGTGGATTCTTCCAACACAGCACTTCGAGACAACGAGATCCGCAGT atGTTTCGAAAGCTACATAATTCCTATACAGATGTCATGTGCAACCCCTTCTATAACCCTGGAGACCGTATTCATTCTAG GGCCTTTGACAACATGGTCACTTCCATGATGGTGCAGGTTTGTTGA